The genomic segment ATTCCGGCGGTCCGGGGTGATTGCGCTCGGCAGGGAACTCTTTAGTATCAGCACTGTGTCGACGGATAGACACGCCCTTCAAGGAAGAGGGGAAAGGACATCGCAGGATGCGGTTCATCAGGACGATGAAAAGGAATAAAGGGAATAGGGAAAAATGTGGGCGGGTCAAACCGCCCCTTTTTTTTGCCTGCAGAAAAGCAAAAAGGCCCGCAAAGGGCCTTTTCGGGAACGCGGGGATAATCAGCGTTCGATGTACATGATCTTGCTTTGAACATCTTTGTTCAGAACGCGGTCATGTTTTTCGGCATCAGGGAGGGCATCTTTCTTCTCGGTGATGTTCGGCCAGATCTCGGCCAATTCAACGTTCAGCTGGATGAACTCCTGCATATCGTCCGGTACTTCATCTTCAGAGAAGATGGCCACGGCCGGGCATTCCGGTTCGCACAGGGCGCAGTCGATGCACTCATCCGGGTGAATCACCAGGAAGTTCGGGCCTTCGTAAAAGCAGTCCACCGGACAGACTTCTACGCAGTCGGTGTACTTGCACTTGATGCAGTTGTCGGTGACGACGAAGGTCATTTCTAATTTTCTCCTCAGGCGGCGGCAGCGTAGCCCCTTCACGTTGGGGTCGCCAGGTTTGGGAGCGATAGTCTGCAGGCCAGGCTAAAAGCCTGCAGCATCCCAAACCGCGCGAGATTCTAACAGCTTGCAGGCAAGTGCGTTAGATCCGTGTCTTTAGTGTATAGAGCATTTCGAGTGCGCGGCGCGGACTCATATCGTCCAGGTCCAGTTTGGCCAATTCATCCAGCACCGGATGCGGCAGGCTGGCGAACATGTCGCTCTGCTGCGGCTTGGCCGGTTTGCCTTTGACGGGCGCAGGCACTTCATGGGGCAGGGCTGTGGCTTCCAGGCGCCCCAGATGCTCGCGAGCGCGCACAATCACTTCGCTTGGCACGCCGGCCAATTGAGCAACCGCCAAGCCATAACTCTGGCTCGCAGGCCCTGGCAACACGTGGTGCAGGAACACGATGCGTTCATTGTGCTCGGTAGCGTTGAGGTGCACGTTGGCGACCAGCGGCTGGGCTTCCGGCAACACGGTCAATTCGAAGTAGTGAGTGGCGAACAGCGTGTAGGCGCGCAGGTGCGCCAGACGCTCGGCCGCCGCCCAGGCCAGGGACAGGCCGTCGAACGTACTGGTGCCGCGACCGACTTCGTCCATCAGCACCAGGCTGCGATCGGTGGCGTTGTGCAGGATGTTGGCGGTTTCGCTCATTTCAACCATGAAGGTCGAGCGCCCGCCCGCCAGGTCATCGCTGGAACCGATCCGGGTGAAAATCCGGTCCACCAGCGACAATTCGCAACTGGCCGCTGGCACAAAGCTGCCGATGTGAGCCAGCAGCACAATCAATGCTGTCTGACGCATGTAAGTGGATTTACCGCCCATGTTCGGGCCGGTGATCACCAGCATGCGGGTGTTGTCGTCGAGGCTCAGGTCGTTGGCCACGAACGGTGTACTCAGCACTTGCTCGACCACCGGGTGACGGCCTTGACTGATGCGCATGCAGGGCTCGCTGACGAAACGCGGGCAGTTCAGGTCGAGGTTCAGTGCACGCTCGGCGAGGTTGCTCAATACGTCCAGTTCGGCGAGTGCAGCAGCGGTGTCTTGCAGGGGGGGTAATTGCGCGATCAGGTCTTCGAGCAACGCTTCGTACAGCATCTTCTCGCGGGCCAGGGCGCGGCTCTTGGCCGACAATGCCTTGTCTTCGAACGCTTTGAGCTCCGGGGTGATGAAGCGCTCGGCGCCTTTGAGCGTTTGGCGGCGGATGTAGTCGGCCGGTGCCGACTCGGCTTGTTTGCTCGGCAACTCGATGAAGTAGCCGTGAATGCGGTTGTAGCCGACTTTCAGGTGCGACAGGCCGGTGCGGGCCTTTTCGCGGGCTTCGAGGTCGATCAGGAATTGCCCGGCGTTTTCGCTCAGCGATTGCAGGTCGTCGAGTTCGCTGTCGTAACCGGTTTTCAACACGCCGCCGTCACGGATGACGGCCGGCGGGTTGTCGATAATGGCTTTTTCCAGCAATGCCGCCAGTTCCGGGTAGGTGCTGGTGGTCTTGGCCAACTGGATGATGTGAGGCGCTTCAAGCTCTGCCATCGCCACCTGCAACTCGGGCAACGCACCGAGGGCGTCGCGCAGACGCGCCAGGTCACGAGGACGCGCGTTGCGCAAACCGATGCGCGCCAGAATCCGCTCGATGTCACCGATTTCCTTGAGCTGTGGTTGCAGCTTTTCGAAACGATAGCCGTCGAGCAGGCAGGTAATCGAGGTCTGACGTGCCAGCAACACGGTCAGATCGCGCAGCGGGCGATTCAGCCATCGGGTCAGCAGGCGGCTGCCCATGGCGGTCTGGCAGCGATCAACCACCGATTGCAGCGTGTTGTCGCGCCCACCAGCCAGGTTGGTGTCCAGTTCCAGGTTGCGACGGCTCGCGCCATCCAGCACCACGGTGTCGTCGAGGCGCTCATGACGCAGGCTGCGCAAGTGCGGCAGGGCGGTACGCTGGGTTTCCTTGGCGTAACTGAGCAGGCAGCCGGCAGCGCCGATGGCCAGGGTCAGGTTCTCGCAGCCGAAGCCTTTGAGGTCCTGGGTGGAGAATTGCTGACACAGACTTTTCAGCGCCGAATCACGTTCAAAATCCCAAGGCGCGCGACGACGAACCCCGCGGCGCTTTTCTGCCGGCAGGTCTTTTGGCCAGTCGTCCGGGATCATCAGCTCCACCGGGTTGACCCGCTCCAATTCCGCCAGCAGGTTTTCCCAGCCCTTGATTTCCAGCACGGTGAAGTTGCCGCTTGTGATGTCCAGCACCGCAAGGCCGAACAGACGCTCGTCCCCCAGCACCGCAGCGATCAGGTTATCTCGACGCTCATCCAGCAGCGCTTCATCACTGACCGTCCCCGGCGTGATGATCCGCACCACCTGACGATCCACCGGCCCCTTGCTCGTCGCCGGATCGCCGACCTGTTCACAGATCACCACCGACTCGCCGAGCTTCACCAGTTTCGCCAGATAACCCTCGGCGGCATGGTAAGGAATCCCGCACATCGGAATCGCCTGGCCCGCCGACTGCCCACGGGCGGTCAGGGTGATGTCCAGCAATTTGGCGGCTTTCTTCGCATCTTCGTAGAAGATCTCGTAGAAATCGCCCATGCGATAGAACATCAGCTGGTCAGGGTGCTGGTTCTTCAGGCGCCAGTACTGCTGCATCATTGGCGTGTGGGAGGACA from the Pseudomonas sp. N3-W genome contains:
- the fdxA gene encoding ferredoxin FdxA, with the translated sequence MTFVVTDNCIKCKYTDCVEVCPVDCFYEGPNFLVIHPDECIDCALCEPECPAVAIFSEDEVPDDMQEFIQLNVELAEIWPNITEKKDALPDAEKHDRVLNKDVQSKIMYIER
- the mutS gene encoding DNA mismatch repair protein MutS; its protein translation is MSDLSSHTPMMQQYWRLKNQHPDQLMFYRMGDFYEIFYEDAKKAAKLLDITLTARGQSAGQAIPMCGIPYHAAEGYLAKLVKLGESVVICEQVGDPATSKGPVDRQVVRIITPGTVSDEALLDERRDNLIAAVLGDERLFGLAVLDITSGNFTVLEIKGWENLLAELERVNPVELMIPDDWPKDLPAEKRRGVRRRAPWDFERDSALKSLCQQFSTQDLKGFGCENLTLAIGAAGCLLSYAKETQRTALPHLRSLRHERLDDTVVLDGASRRNLELDTNLAGGRDNTLQSVVDRCQTAMGSRLLTRWLNRPLRDLTVLLARQTSITCLLDGYRFEKLQPQLKEIGDIERILARIGLRNARPRDLARLRDALGALPELQVAMAELEAPHIIQLAKTTSTYPELAALLEKAIIDNPPAVIRDGGVLKTGYDSELDDLQSLSENAGQFLIDLEAREKARTGLSHLKVGYNRIHGYFIELPSKQAESAPADYIRRQTLKGAERFITPELKAFEDKALSAKSRALAREKMLYEALLEDLIAQLPPLQDTAAALAELDVLSNLAERALNLDLNCPRFVSEPCMRISQGRHPVVEQVLSTPFVANDLSLDDNTRMLVITGPNMGGKSTYMRQTALIVLLAHIGSFVPAASCELSLVDRIFTRIGSSDDLAGGRSTFMVEMSETANILHNATDRSLVLMDEVGRGTSTFDGLSLAWAAAERLAHLRAYTLFATHYFELTVLPEAQPLVANVHLNATEHNERIVFLHHVLPGPASQSYGLAVAQLAGVPSEVIVRAREHLGRLEATALPHEVPAPVKGKPAKPQQSDMFASLPHPVLDELAKLDLDDMSPRRALEMLYTLKTRI